A DNA window from Malus domestica chromosome 12, GDT2T_hap1 contains the following coding sequences:
- the LOC103449474 gene encoding putative pentatricopeptide repeat-containing protein At3g23330, producing the protein MLKLKNQTFLDPNHGILRLPLFSTAAAVTNTTAVPAQPHFPRTLDPKFYVNVLLSSRNIFHIRQVHAQVTANGMLQNLTVANKLLYMYTQQRVLGEAYALFGGMEEKDAVSWSVMVGGFVKAGDYTNGFATFRELIRGGVSPDNYTLPFVIRVCRDLMDLQMGRLVHGIVLKHGLVSDNFVCAALVDMYAKCRVIDDARQLFDNMQSRDLVSWTVMIGACAECRNADEALVLFDRMVDEGVLPDKVAMATVVNACAKLGAMHKARLVDDYICRNKFSLDVILGTAMIDMYAKCGCVDSAREIFDRMHVKNVITWSAMIAAYGYHGHGRKAIDIFEMMLSSGVSPNAITFISLLYACSHSGLIEEGLRFFSSMWDEYAVRADVKHYTCMVDLLGRAGKLDEALKLVESTAVEKDEGLWGAFLGACRIHGNVDLAKKVVNSLLELQPENAGHYVLLSNIYAREGRWKEMSKMRDLMTQRKLKKIPGLTWIEVDNKIYQFSVGDRSHPWSEKIYAMIKSLNEKLELAGYVPDTNFVLHDVDEEVKLGMLSSHSEKLAIAFGLLATADGTPIRITKNLRVCGDCHSFIKFVSAITQRVIIVRDANRFHHFKEGACSCGDYW; encoded by the coding sequence ATGCTCAAACTGAAAAACCAGACCTTCCTTGACCCCAACCATGGCATCCTCAGACTCCCATTGTTCTCCACAGCTGCTGCTGTTACAAACACCACGGCTGTCCCCGCCCAACCTCATTTTCCCCGAACTCTGGACCCCAAATTCTATGTCAACGTCCTGCTCAGCTCCAGAAACATCTTTCACATCCGACAAGTGCATGCCCAAGTGACTGCCAATGGAATGCTCCAAAATCTCACCGTTGCAAACAAGCTGCTTTATATGTACACCCAGCAGAGGGTGCTGGGTGAAGCTTATGCTCTGTTTGGTGGGATGGAGGAGAAAGATGCAGTTTCTTGGAGTGTAATGGTTGGTGGGTTTGTGAAGGCTGGTGATTATACCAATGGTTTTGCAACATTTAGGGAGCTTATTCGAGGCGGTGTTTCGCCGGATAACTATACATTGCCCTTTGTGATTAGGGTTTGTAGGGATTTGATGGACCTGCAAATGGGCAGGTTGGTTCATGGCATTGTGTTGAAGCATGGGTTGGTTTCGGATAATTTTGTTTGCGCTGCGCTCGTGGACATGTATGCGAAATGTAGGGTTATCGATGATGCCCGCCAACTGTTTGATAATATGCAGAGCAGGGATCTTGTGAGTTGGACAGTGATGATTGGTGCATGTGCTGAGTGCAGGAATGCTGATGAGGCTTTGGTTTTGTTTGATCGGATGGTTGATGAAGGTGTTTTACCGGATAAGGTTGCTATGGCTACTGTTGTTAATGCTTGTGCAAAATTGGGGGCTATGCATAAAGCCAGGCTTGTTGATGATTATATATGTAGGAATAAGTTTTCGTTGGATGTGATCTTAGGAACGGCGATGATTGATATGTATGCTAAGTGCGGATGTGTTGATTCTGCTAGGGAAATTTTTGATAGGATGCACGTAAAGAATGTTATAACATGGAGTGCTATGATTGCAGCGTATGGTTATCATGGGCACGGCCGAAAAGCTAttgatatttttgaaatgatgttaAGCAGTGGAGTGTCACCAAATGCAATAACTTTTATTTCACTATTATATGCTTGTAGTCATTCAGGCTTGATCGAAGAGGGTCTTCGGTTTTTCTCTTCGATGTGGGATGAATATGCTGTCAGAGCAGATGTCAAACATTATACTTGTATGGTTGATCTCTTGGGCCGTGCTGGGAAACTTGATGAGGCCTTAAAATTAGTCGAGAGCACGGCAGTTGAGAAAGATGAGGGGTTATGGGGAGCTTTTCTTGGCGCATGTAGAATCCATGGGAATGTAGACCTGGCAAAAAAGGTAGTGAATTCTCTTCTTGAACTACAGCCAGAAAACGCAGGGCATTATGTATTGctttcaaatatatatgcacGAGAAGGTAGGTGGAAGGAAATGTCAAAAATGAGAGATCTGATGACCCAGAGGAAACTGAAGAAAATTCCGGGTTTGACTTGGATTGAAGTGGATAACAAAATTTACCAATTTAGCGTGGGCGATAGGTCTCATCCATGGTCAGAAAAGATTTATGCGATGATCAAGAGTTTGAATGAGAAGTTGGAGCTGGCTGGTTATGTGCCTGATACAAATTTTGTGTTACATGATGTTGACGAGGAAGTGAAGTTGGGTATGTTGTCTTCACATAGTGAGAAGTTGGCAATTGCATTTGGTCTCCTTGCCACTGCTGATGGAACTCCGATCAGAATTACAAAAAATCTTAGGGTTTGTGGTGACTGCCACTCGTTTATCAAGTTTGTATCGGCTATAACACAAAGGGTTATCATTGTTCGAGATGCAAATCGATTTCACCACTTCAAAGAAGGGGCATGCTCATGTGGAGATTATTGGTAA